From Dendropsophus ebraccatus isolate aDenEbr1 chromosome 10, aDenEbr1.pat, whole genome shotgun sequence:
CCAAACCACAGAAATAGACACAACGGGGAGGGGGCATGGAGACAGATCTATCATTGTATCACCTTCCTCAGGACCACAGGGGATAAGACAATGCTCATCAACAGGTAAAGAGACCCTTGCagtttttttcccatttccattATCATCATAAGCATTGTATTGGAGGGGGCTATGTTTTTTTGTCACAATGCAGACCCTTTAGCAGTGGAACAATACATCTATGTATTAGTATATATTATGCTTTGcagtggtggtgctgtttgtTCTAGCATACACGTCTAGTCATAAATCTGTGCTTTTCACTTAAAAATTGGTGTTGTCATTTCTCTATTCACTACATAGGCCTCTCTGGATAAGAAGTGAGAACCTAGATAATTGGCAGCATGTGAAGTCTTGGTTAACCCGATACGAGTCTCCCTGATGCGGTAGAAGAATAATGTATGGATACAGCATACACAGGAGAACTCTCTCTATGAGTGCCATGGATCACGTAGGTATAGAATAAGCCTCATCCTCATCattctgagctgcagcatgcatccACCACTCACCCCATACTGAATGGAGGTGTAACCGGGGGTTCTAGTTCAACATGCAGAGGCTAGGTGACCGCAGGGCCACTGGGAACCAGAGTAATTTCTCTACAGACCAAGGACCACTCTCTATGCCGGACACGGTCCTCAGGATAGCCCTCATCATATCACTGCTTTGCCTATCTCTGTTTGGAAACATTATGCTTTTAGTGGTTTTCCATAGAAAGCCCCAACTACTCCAGGTGGCCAACCGCTTCATCTTCAACCTCTTGGTTGCCGATTTACTGCAGACAGTCTTGGTGATGCCTTGTGTCATTGTTACCTCCCTCCCAGATATTTGGCCCTTGGAACATGGACTCTGTGGTGCGGTAGTGGTGCTTATGCATCTCTTCGCATTCGCCGGAGTAAACACCATCACGGTAGTTTCTGTAGACAAATACTTGGCCATTATTCATCCGTTATCCTACCCTACCAAGATGACCCCAAAGAGAGGAAGTCTTCTCATCTTCTTCACATGGATCCTCAGCGTCCTCCAGAGCACCCCTCCTCTTTACGGATGGGGCAAAGTTGAATTTGATCTACAAAGCCACTATTGCAAAGTACTGTGGGCTTCGAGTTATTCCTACACCACGCTCAGCGCCTTATTTTCTTTCATCTTGCCAGTGAGCATTATGTTGGCGTGCTATGGGATGGTGTTCAGAGCAGCCAGGAGGCAAAATGCCTTAGTTCACCCGGTTCAGGCAAATGGATGTGACAGGTCAGATGGGACAAGATCATCTGCATTAAACGCACTTGACAAAACAAGTCATCACAGACCGCTCTATCACTGCAAAGCAGCCAAGGTTATCTTTGCTATTTTATCATCCTACATAATCAGTATGGGTCCTTATAGTGTCCTGAGCATCGTCTCCTCCTGTGCCGGTACAATCATCCCTAAATGGGTAACATCTATAGTCCTTGTCCTCTTTTTcctacagtgctgtatacatccttATATCTATGGATATATGCATAAAAGCTTGAAAAAAGAATTCCTTTTGCTGTTGCATGGATTTTTTTGTAAGCAGGTGCACCCTCAAAACGCCATAGTAGATAGTTATATTATACTGACTGATGGCAGAATCTTTCAGTCTCACTTCTCTACCGGACCTACAGTAAAATTCCTGGAGGAAGAAACTACTATATCTGTAATCACCGGCAAGAGTCTAAATAACCTTAAGATTAAAGACAGTAGAAAAGAAAGTAGTTCTGCCAATATCTCTCCTGAAAAACAATCCACTCAGCAAAAGGCAGACCCGGACTTACCACAACTCATTAGCTGCTAAACAATTGAACTTTCTAAACTAAACAGAGTCATATAATGTGGAGATGTTCTGTATGTAAATCGGTCTCAAAAAGTGGGTATAAAACGTAGTGGTACTGTGTGcggtttaaccccttcattgctggCCAGAAGACTGTAGTGCAAGGCAGTACaggttgttgggttttttttggggggggggagcaatgaAAGGGTGGGCTCACTTAAAATTGCGGGGCCGTTCTTGTAGATGTACTAAACAGTTaacgaaaaaataatttttataataaaaagagAAATGATAACTATATTAATACATACATATTAAAATACCTTCAGAAttataaagggaatctatcatttattgttttttaaagGTGCCTGTAAAATATGGTAGAAATATGTTCTTCCATAGTATAAGTGccaaatatttatttatgtatttatttgtttaatttttttttttaggtgttgaTTTGATGTTTTCATATATTTCATGTTTGAAGGGCCTGTGGTCTATATCCAGCTAGAGAGCTATCCATAGTACATAGCAGTTACTTTTATTATTGTTGTGCTTAGTCCATGTATGACCTACATTTAAATAAATGAACTGGGGGCATCGTAAAAGCACAGACCCCCATTCTATTATAGTGCCCTCTCCGGTTGGGAGATCAGATATGCCTAAATTAGAATTCCATGCAATTTCATAATCCATCCAACGTAAGTAAATTGGTGATCTGTGCCTACTGTACCTAGCAGCAGTAGAATGAGTAATAGGTTAGGGTCACCTTAGGGCCTCCAGAGTTCCCAGGCCTGTTCCAGTTGCTACGGCTGCTTCCCCTGTTGCTAAGCCACTGATAACAGAATATGTTCCAATGCATTACTGAAAAAAACTCATAGATGAATATGGACCCGTAGATTGCCTTCAAACATGATAGGATTGTTCACCTCTCAAGGTGTTTATGTTGAACAACTACAAAGGTTTATTGTTGATGTCCTTTATTTCTACCATGTTAGGATTGCTGGCCCTTAGTGCTTACATGCATTTGTAGTGCAACAGGAAGAAATGTAATGCATAAGAGTATATGGGTGTACTGCTGTGAACAGTAGAGGCGTGCAAGCACTGTCTTCTGACACAGCCTGTGCAGGCAGGTATTGGGAATTATAGGGACAAATTCTGTATGAATGTGTAAGAAATGTGGCTTTATTGATTTACATTCAGTTCTTTATTGTTCAGAGTTTGATTTTATATGTTGCTATCTGTCCAACAGCTTGATACCATAAGACAAGGGGGCCGGGCTCCTTCTCTGTTCCCTTTAAGTGGCCCATAGGGCTGTTTTTGATATGCTGATCAGTGAAACCACCACCCTCTTATAAAGATCAGATTTAATGTGATAGTTAGTCCACCATATATTATGCATGGCGACTATAGATTAACAAACCTTAagcaccaataatcaaatgccgcCTGCGCGGGTTCAGATGTATCTGAGCGTGCTCAAGGTTGGCTTATCTCTAATAGAGACCAATTTTGtatgggtggtcttctcaaagaggtttTACTGTATATCAAGCAACTCCTTAGATAAGAAGTATGTAACATCTATGGATTTCCATTTAAAAATTGATAATGTTGACATGATACCTCATTTATTTAGCTGAAATGAAAATAATAGAAGGGCAGGAGGAGATGTTTCATAGACCATGAGGCAGCTGCCCTCATGTATGGCCATGAATCTCTGCCTTTATACGCCATATATATTGTATGCATTTACTGCATACAGATGTCATATTGATAAATCTATATCTCTAAAAGCACCCCCTAGGGGTGGCTGAAGTTGGCTGGAATATTATAGGTTGATgtgtaactaccatttttaaagacttctgacatgtcaggagCATGTATCGGTCTGGGTCCTGCTGCTGAGCACCCCACCGATCGCAAGaacttcatctctgctacagggaGGTGAATTCCATAGACTGCTAATATGAGCAGTATACGGAATTAATCtccctgtagcagagatgaagggggcCCTGTAGCAGAGGTGAAGGGGCAGAGCACTCGCTCCAGCACGCctgccccttcgttctagcgATCGTCAGTGTTCTCAGCAGTTGGACACCGACCGATATACACTTTTGACAAGtggctatgacatgtcaaagtttttaaaaatcatagttacactttaaggctatgttcacactacataagtttcatattaatcacagcgGTTGTTGCCAattagcaacaacggccatgattagtatgaaacttacattgtgct
This genomic window contains:
- the GPR101 gene encoding probable G-protein coupled receptor 101, producing MQRLGDRRATGNQSNFSTDQGPLSMPDTVLRIALIISLLCLSLFGNIMLLVVFHRKPQLLQVANRFIFNLLVADLLQTVLVMPCVIVTSLPDIWPLEHGLCGAVVVLMHLFAFAGVNTITVVSVDKYLAIIHPLSYPTKMTPKRGSLLIFFTWILSVLQSTPPLYGWGKVEFDLQSHYCKVLWASSYSYTTLSALFSFILPVSIMLACYGMVFRAARRQNALVHPVQANGCDRSDGTRSSALNALDKTSHHRPLYHCKAAKVIFAILSSYIISMGPYSVLSIVSSCAGTIIPKWVTSIVLVLFFLQCCIHPYIYGYMHKSLKKEFLLLLHGFFCKQVHPQNAIVDSYIILTDGRIFQSHFSTGPTVKFLEEETTISVITGKSLNNLKIKDSRKESSSANISPEKQSTQQKADPDLPQLISC